In Molothrus ater isolate BHLD 08-10-18 breed brown headed cowbird chromosome 7, BPBGC_Mater_1.1, whole genome shotgun sequence, one genomic interval encodes:
- the ORC4 gene encoding origin recognition complex subunit 4 isoform X2, with the protein MRPPARPSSARAPASLREPRMQPMKPSAMSKRKLKESSAESAECISQVQKILRERFCHHCAAGKLFGMEQQYRHLLELLKRTTVHGESNSALVIGPRGSGKTALLNHVLKDLREMEQVRENLLEVHLNGLLQTNDKVALKEITRQLQLENVVGDKVFGSFAENLAFLLEALRKGDRSSSCPILFVLDEFDLFVHHKNQTLLYNLFDISQSAQTPVTVIGLTCRQDILELLEKRVKSRFSHRQIYLMNSFDFKQYIKIFKKQLSLPAEFPDESFAQKWNNNVQHLSEDKTVQDVLQNLFHHTKDLRSLHLLLMLASSAVTVHHPLLTAADLQEASRQHSTDSKANIVHGLSVLEICLIIAMKHLNEVYDGEPFNFQMVYNEFQKFIQRKAHSMYNFEKPVVMKAFEHLLQLELVQPLERPSARAQREFLLMKLLLDSSQIMDALQVYPNCPTDVKQWAASSLSWL; encoded by the exons GTGCAGAAAATCTTACGAGAAAGATTCTGTCaccactgtgctgctggaaaactctttgggatggagcagcagtacag GCacttgctggagctgctgaaaagAACCACGGTGCACGGGGAGAGCAATTCCGCCCTCGTCATCGGCCCCCGGGGATCCGGGAAAACCGCG ttATTAAATCATGTCTTAAAAGACCTCAGGGAAATGGAACAAGTGAGAGAGAACCTCTTGGAAGTCCATCTGAACG GGCTTCTGCAGACAAATGATAAAGTGGCCCTGAAGGAGAtcaccaggcagctgcagctggaaaatgtGGTTGGGGACAAAGTTTTT GGCAGTTTTGCTGAGAACCTTGCCTTCCTCCTTGAAGCTCTGAGGAAAG GAGACcgaagcagcagctgcccaatTCTGTTTGTCCTGGATGAGTTTGATCTGTTTGTCCACCACAAGAATCAGACCCTGCTCTACAACCTCTTTGACATCTCCCAGTCTGCACAGACCCCAGTGACAGTTATTGGGCTCACCTGCAGGCAG GATATCCTGGAGCTCTTGGAGAAGAGAGTGAAGTCAAGGTTCTCCCACAGACAGATATATTTGATGAATTCCTTTGATTTTAAACAATACATTAAGATATTTAAGAAACAGCTTTCTCTTCCTGCTGAATTTCCCGATGAGTCTTTTGCACAAAAATGGAACAATAATGTTCAG CATCTCTCAGAGGATAAAACTGTGCAGGACGTGCTGCAGAACCTCTTCCACCACACCAAGGACCTGCGCTCGCTGCACTTGCTGCTG ATGCTGGCCAGCAGCGCAGTGACCGTGCACCACCCTCTGCTGACGGCTGCAGACCTGCAGGAggccagcaggcagcacagcactgactccaAGGCCAACATTGTCCATG GCCTGTCTGTGCTGGAAATCTGCCTCATCATAGCCATGAAACACCTGAATGAGGTCTATGATGGAGAACCCTTCAACTTCCAGATGGTTTACAATG aattcCAGAAGTTCATCCAGAGGAAGGCACATTCTATGTACAACTTTGAGAAGCCAGTTGTCATGAAG GCCTTTgagcacctgctgcagctggagctggtgcagcCGCTGGAGCGGCCGTCGGCGCGGGCGCAGCGCGAGTTCCTGCTgatgaagctgctgctggacagcAGCCAGATCATGGACGCGCTGCAGGTGTACCCCAACTGCCCCACCGACGTCAAGCAGTGGGCAGCCTCCTCCCTCAGCTGGCTCTGA